GGTCATCGACAGCATGTTGCGCAGTACGGTTGGCGAGATGCCGGTCGTGTAGGAGTTAATCAGCATGAATAACGGACGGTCGCTCATAATCTCCATACAGCTCTCCAGGAACGGATAGAGACTGGATTCGAGCTTCCACATTTCTCCGCCCGGCCCTCTTCCATAGGACGGCGGGTCCATAATAATGGCATCATATTTGCTGCCGCGGCGCTGTTCGCGCTGGACGAATTTGAATACATCATCGGTAATGAAGCGTAGCGGCTTGTCAGCCAGACCGGACAGAGCTATATTCTCCTTGGCCCATTGAACCATGCCTTTGGCTGCATCGACATGCACGACAGAGGCTCCGGCACTTGCTGCCGCAACAGTGGCTCCGCCGGTATATGCGAACAGGTTAAGTACGGAGATCGGCCGGTTAGCCGCAGCGATCTTGTCCATCATCCAGCGCCAGTTGGCCGCCTGCTCCGGGAACAGTCCGGTATGCTTGAAGTTCGTCGGGCGGAGGTGGAACTTCAGCTTGCCGTAGCTGATCTTCCAGTCCTCCGGTATCGTCTTCTTCATCTCCCACTGACCGCCTCCGGCGGAGCTGCGGTGATAATGTCCGTGCACATCCCGCCACTTGGCGCTCTCGCTGGCCAGCGGCCAGATGATCTGCGGGTCCGGACGGCGCAGGATAATATCGCCCCACCGTTCGAGCTTCTCCCCGCCCCCGGTATCGATCACTTCATAGTCTTTCCAATCACTGGCTATATACATTATTAATCCATCCTTCAAAAAGTCATTTAGCCTTTATTGTACAACATTTAAGCCCGCAGCTACAAACAAAATGGTTGCAAAGCTGCGACTATTCCCAGTGTAGCCAACAAGCAGCAGGCGTATAATATTACCAGGAAACGCAGGACAGATCATTTTGCAACATAATCATTCGATAAGCATGGGGCGTAGTCCACTTGGAAAAGCATGCGTTCTGGCACTTCCTACAGAGATTGTGTATGATCTGAATACAAGGTTACAGCAAAGGAAGGAGGCTGCACTCGGATGTATAATCTTTCGGCGCTGTATCATCCGATTACGGCCAATCCGGCCGGAGGCGGCGAGTATCTGCCGGGCAGGCTGCTTCAGCCTTATATCCGCTGCTACTGGGGATCAGGAGCACAGCCGCCGCCGCAGCGGACGGAGACCATCATACCAGACAGCTGCATGGACATCATATGGGAATGGGATGAGCGGACAGGGGAGTCCAGCGGGATTTTCTGCGGGATTAACGACACTCCGTTCGAGACAGGACAAGCAGCACAGCCTGTGCCGGTGCAGCGGTTCGCCATCCGGTTTCACTTCTGGGCCGTTCATCTGTTCGCAGACGAGCCGCTGACGGAGGTGCTGAATGTGCATGTTCCGGTGGAGTATTATTTTCGGACCTTCCGTAAGGAGCTGGGAGACAGGCTCCAGCTTATCCGTACAATGACTGAGCGCATCGCTGCTGCTGAAGACTTCCTTCTGCGGAGATTGGAACGGGGGAACCGCACCAGTGACGGGATGATGAATGCGGTACACAGGCTGCTTACATCACGCGGAATCATGACAGCAGGGGCGCTGGAGAGCAGCTCGGGCTTAAGCAGCCGCCAGCTTGAACGGCTGTTCCGGCAGCATATCGGCCTTCCGCCCAAAAAGGTGGCCGATCTGATCCGCTTTCAGAATGTCTGGCTGGATCTGTACCGTTCACCGCAGACGAAGGGCGTAATGCAGGATATAGTGTTCACCTACGGGTACAGTCACCAGTCCCATTTGATCAACAATTTCAAGAAATTCGCGGGCAAAACTCCGCTGGATGCGCTGAGCCATGCCCGGCGCTGATGTCGTTTTTTTGCAATACAAGCCATGCAGACAGAATTACAATGAGGATAGAACGGCTGACACCAGCCCGGACACATCACAAGCGAGTGAAGGGAAGGATATCATTATGATCACAACATTTGACGGCATCAATCTGTACAGCAAAAATCCGGCGGCACTGGCGGCATTCTACTCAGAGGTGCTAGGCATTCCAGTTCCATTCGAGGGCTACGGAGAATCTGACGGCGCCAAAATTGCTTTTGAACGCAGCCAGCCCGGCATCATTATATGGAACGCAGCCAAATGGGAGAATCTGACGACAGGAACTGTTAATCTGGTGTTCTCCTGTGGCAGTCTGGACGAAACATATGAGCAGCTGAAGGCGAAAGGACTGGATTGCCATCCCCCGGCAACCATGGAGTACGGCGGTAAAGAAATGAATTTCCGTGATCCCGACGGCAATGGCATTACGTTGCTGGAAGGCGGATATTAATCGTTCCACACATCATATGACAATAGAATTACTGAGCGTCAGTACCGGGCAGAAGTTATGTCCTGGACTGGCGCTGTTTGTGTTATGCGGCAAGGATGCCCAAGGTACGAACAGAAGCCCTTTTTAAGAACAGAAGCCCTTTTAAATGTTGACAATGATAATCATTATCAAATAGAATGGGATTAATACAGCGTAAAGTAAGCAAGACGCGGTCGGCTTAGGGGACCGGATATAGAGAATATATTTCATTTGTACCTTGGGAGGATTAAAGTCATGGCTAAAGTGCTAGTGGCATATGCCAGCTTGACCGGCAATACGGAGGAAATCGCTGAACTGATTGTGGAAGGAATACGCGCGGCAGGCGGAGAGGCGGTACTGAAATCGGTTACCGACTGCAATGCGGATGAGATAAAAGCTTATGGGGCTGTACTGCTGGGTGCGTACACCTGGGGAGACGGCGAGCTGCCGGATGAATTCCTGGATTTCTATGAAGAGCTGGATGAGCTGGATCTCAGCACCTGTAAGGCAGCGGCCTTCGGAAGCGGAGACACTGGATATGAGATCTACTGCGGGGCGGTGGATCAGATTGAAGAGAAGCTGAAGGAGCGCGGGGCCAACATTGTGCAGCCCAGCCTGAAGATTGAATACGGTCCGAATGCAGCGGAGAAAGAGGCTTGCCGCACCTACGGACGCCAGTTCATCGAGACCTGCGCGGCGGTCTCTTAAGGATGGGCGCGGCGGCAGGAGACTTCACAGAAATGAAGCCGGATGCTGAAGCTGGCCGGTTCAGACGTCTGAATGATTACCGCATGGAGCATATCATGCTGGGCGGAGCAGAGATGACCGGCAGCGGAGCTCCTGCTACCGGACTTCCCCGCTGGAGACAGCAGGTTCAATATGCAGTCGGACATACGCTTAATGACTTCTACAGTCTCCGGCCCGAGGTGCGCCGGGAGACGCCGGTCCAGTTTCTGCTGGAGCGGCGCTGGCCGCCGAAGGGCAATGCTTTTCCTTCTCTGATGCATTACTGGGATGTCAAGCAGGCGGTGGCCGATGAGCTGGTGCGGATAGTCGCAGGCAGTTTCGCCGGAGAGATTCCGGTGATGCGTTTCGAGCAGTGGCATGTTCCTGTCCGGGAGCTTGAGATTGAGCTGGCGGTGATTTTTCAGCTGGCCTGGAATTCGGAGCTTACGGGGCGCAGTCTGAATATACAGAAATTCATGGTACACGCTGACCAGCAGGTAATTACCGGATTTCTGCATATGGCGAATGTGTTCTGCCATAAGGCTTACGGGAAGCCGGCGGAGACGATCGCTATTTACTCACTATTGGATGGCCGCAGGCAGCTGTACGACGGAGCAGACATGCCTCTTCAGGAGTCGCTGGATTATGTGCGCCTCTTGTCTGTCTTTCTGGAGCGGGAAGAGCAGGCAGAGGGATGTGTGAAATGCAGCAACCGCCGCAGTGACCGGGATGAAGCCCAGGTGCGGGGCTACGGGCTGATGTAGAAGCAGACGATGAATTAAGAGACTATGCTAAAAAAGCATCTCCTCCAGGGTCATTTGACCGTGAAGAGATGCTTTCTGATTGTTTAGGAATTGTATGTGGAAAACAGCATACAATCGGGCGGAGGCGGGGCCTCGGGTTAAAATGTATGCGGAAAACAGCATACAATCGGGCGGAGGCGGGGCCTCGGGTTAAAATGTATGTGGAAAACAACATACATTGGAGCGGAGGCGGGGCCTCGGGTTAAAATGTATGCGGAAAACAGCATACAATCGGGCGGAGGCGGGGCCTCGGGTTAAAATGTATGTGGAAAACAGCATACATTGGGGCGGAGGCGGGGCCTCGGGTTAAAATGTATGCGGAAAACAGCATACATTGTGCTGCCGCGAAGGCGCACAGGCCCAATGTATGCTTCTTGAAATACTCCTTTCCAGGCTAGCTGTTCAAAGGATAGGTGTAATAATCCTGCTGGTTGAGCACGACGAATCCGCAGCTCTCATAGAGCTTCAGAGCATTCGGGTTATCGAGTGCAACCTCCAGATTCACGCCGTTATAATTCCGCTGCTCCCGCTCGATGGTCTGCATGAGCGCGCTCCGGCCAATACCTAGCCCCCGCAGCTTCTTGTCTACCACAAATCCGTAGATCCAGGTCTCGTTGTCCTCGGACCACAGCCGCATTTTGCCGGCAGGCTGGCCGCTGAGCTCAATGATAATATGCTCCTGGGAGCCTTCCTGTTCGTGCTGCACATACATTTCAGCGGCGTCTTCCTCCGTCATCTGGAATCCGTCACAGTCGAAGGCGATGAGCAGCGGGGTCTCCTCCGGGCGTGCAGGCCGGAGCAGTACATTGCCAGAGGCCGAGCTGGACTCTGAGGCTCTGACCTTGCTGCCCGCACCGTCCCACTTCATCTGAAACTCCGAATGGCTGAAGGCAAGCGGCAAGATCTTCAGGTAAGCATGGCCTGAGGCTGATGCGGCAGGGGTGTTCAACAGCAGCGTTTTCACTTTATCCTGCCTGATGATAGCCTCTGCCTGCTTCCAGAGAGCGCTGAAGATGCCCCGGCGGCGATAGCCTGGCCGGACCATGCCGCAGACCTCCATATCACCGCCGATGCCGTACAGGCCGATGAATCCGGTCAGCAGTTCCTCTTCATAGGTTACCAGGTATTTGGCACCGCCTGCTTCTCCGGGATGCCGGAGCATGTCCCAGTTCAGCTTCAGGGCAATGCCCTCATATTGCTCGCAGCGCTGCTGCAGCTCTTCAATCTGTTTCAGTGTATCTGTATTCGTCAAACGTTCTTCCTCCTATTTGAGCACATCCTTGTATTCCGAGTGCTTCTCGAATTGATGGGCCGCATACGGGCACACCGGTTCAATCTTGACCTTCTGCTCACGGGCCAGGTCAACGACCGCCCGCACGAGCTTCTCTCCCGCGCCCTGACCGCGCAGATCCTCCGAGACAAAGGTATGGTCAATCACCAGATTCCCTGTGTTCTCTTCCGTTCTGTATGTAATCTCGGCCAGGTCTTTTCCGTCACCAGCGATATAGAAACGTCCTTCTCCCTTTGCAATTGTCTCCATCTTATAACCTCACTCCATTCCGGTAATGTGCCTTTATTTTACTACCCTGTCCGGCAAAAAGCGAGAAAGCGAAAGAAGGATCAGGGAATAATATGATATGATTATGGCACTAACGCTGTAATGGCAAGAAGTTGCATCAGGGGGTATAGACATGGACTACAAGGCAGAGGTTCATTTTCATCCGGTATATGAATTAATAAGCAGCATACATACGTTCATCTGCAAGAAGGGGAGTAAAAAGATCGATCTCGGCATGTCCTGGGCGGCGGAGGTGTCAGGCCGGCTTAGCCCGGAGCTGCTGGTAGCATTAGAGGAGACGGAGCTGGATAATGATTGGAAGCTGTTTAATCTGCTGGTCCATCTGTGCCCTGACAAACAAAGTGTGGGCACTGTGCTGGACTGGCTTGGCGGCTTGTCCGTTGGGGAGATGTACGAGACACTTGGCGGTCATGTCAGTCAATTTCCTGTCCAAATGGAGCTCTACCGCAGCCGTATGGTCTTCCTGCTCTCGGAGTGGAACCGGCAATACTTCAGCAGTTGCAATCCGGTGATCATGGACAAGCTGCAGCAGCATACGGAGGAGCGGAGGGGGATGCTGACGGGCAGCCCGGTTGCCGAATTTGTGAATAAGACAACGAACGGATTCTATTTCTTGCCGGGCGGCGGTCTGCGCAGGCTGGTGCTGATTCCGCAGTTTCATTTTCAGCCGATCAATATCCTGTACAGCTACGGTGACCTGACCCTATGTCATTATGCCGCAAGAATCCAGGTGCCGGAAGAAGAGATTTCACCGGCCATGCACCGGACACTCCGCAGTCTGGGCGAGAAGAGCCGTCTCCGAATTCTCAAATCGCTGGGCGGCGAGCGCAAATCATTCACGGAGATTGCCAGAGAGGCAGGTCTGTCGAAGGGGATTGTTCATGACCATATTACCAGCCTGCGGAGTGCCGGTCTGCTGAATGCTTATATCGAGGGGGAGAATGTCATTGCGTACAGTCTGCGGCTGGAGGGCATTCAGCAGATGAACGAGCAGCTGTCAGCTTATCTGAAATAACAGCGCACAGCTTGTATTCTCAGCCTTACTTGAACGTTTAACCGGAAGTCAAAGTCTTCTCAGCAAAAGAGAAGATTTTGGCTTTTTTTGCTGTGATTCACCAAATTAATTCTTCTGTTGGAGAATTTTTTTGGAGTTCTCTATTTACAGAACAGACTTTACTTTCTATAATGTGAACTATCGGTCTTTATTCATACTTAGTGGGTAGGAATTATTAGAATTTATAAATTGTGAGAAAAGAGATGATGTTATGAGAAAAAGTACGTTTGTGTTGTCCTCCTTATTCCTGGCAGCTTCGCTGTTGCTGTCCGCCTGCTCCAATAACAGTAGCCCGGAAGCAGCATCCACAGCCACTCCTGCCAGCTCTGCTCCGGGCGGGGCTTCAACCAACTCAGCAGCTAGTTCGGCCCCAGAGGTTGTGCCTGCCGGTGCGCTTAGTGAGCCATTTACTGCAACCGACCTTACGAAGCTGCCCGCAGCCGCCCAGAAACGCACCGATACCATCATCGTAGGACTTACCGATCCCAGCGGAGCCTTCACGCCTTATTTTCAGGAGAGCGGTTATGACGGCAATGTCTCCTCACTGCTCTATGCATCGCTGGTGACGGTGGATGACAAGGGGGTGCCAACACCGGAGCTGGCCGAGAGCTGGGAGGTGTCGGACGATCAGCTTACATATACGTTCTATCTGCGCAAAGATCTGAAGTTCAGCGACGGCTCGCCGCTCACGGCTGAGGATGTGGCGTTCACCTGGACTCTCCAGTACGACAAAGCCTATGACGGCGGCTCTTCGCTACCCTCGCTGAAGGTGAAGGGCGGCGAGGCTTACAAGGCCGGAACGGCCAAGACAGTTGAGGGCATCAGGATTATCGATCCGCAGACCCTGTCTGTTACGCTGGAGCAGCCTAATGCTACGGCGCTGGTGACTCTGGGCTCCAATGTGCTGTCTAAGGCCTACTACGGTAAGGACTACAAATTCGGCCAGCTCGAATATATCAAGAAGCTGCATGAGAAGCCGCTGGGCGATGGCCCATATACGCTGGAGAAATTCATTCCCGGACAAGAGGTCCGGCTGGTCGCCAACCCGAATTACTTCAAGGGCAAGCCTAAGACAGAACATTTTATCTACAAAACCACCTCAGGGGATGCCTGGCAGTTCCTTGAGACGGGTGAAGTGGACTATGCTTCTTTTCCTGCAACAGAAGAAAATATCACGAAGCTGAAACAGCTCGGTTACGTCAATATTCTCCCGTATACCCCAAGCACTTATGGTTATATGCAGGTTAATCTGAAGCATGAGCAGCTCAAGGATAAGCGGGTCAGACAGGCGATTGCCTATGGGCTGGACCGGCAGAGCATCTATGTGGACGCGGCTGAAGGCGCGGGTGCCGTAGCTAACATTCCTGCTTCGCCGATCTCTTGGTCTTATACAGAGGAAGGCATTAACCCTTACAAATATGATCCTGAGCAGGCGAAGAAGCTGCTGGATGAAGCCGGCTGGACCGTAGGGGCAGGCGGTATCCGCGAGAAGGACGGCAAGCCGCTCAGCATCCATTATCTGGCCAGCAAGAGCAAGAGCTCCGACATCTTCATCGCGGTTGCCAAAGAGAACTTCGCAGCGCTTGGCATTGACTTCCAGCCGGAAATCTTCGCCGACTTCAACTCGCTTGTCTCCAAGACAGAGAGCGGGGACTATGATCTCGTCTCCTTCTCCACCAGTATGCTGACCGATCCGGCGGATGGCTTCATGCAGTTCTTCGACGGTGAGATCACGGACTATGACAATCCGAAGTTCACTGAGCTGTACAACAAAGCGCTGGCTACGACGGATATTGAACAGCGCAAAGCAGTCTATAAAGAGCTGTATCAGCTATTCAACGACGAGCTGCCGGTCATTTTTACCAATTACAAAAAAACGGTATACGCCTATAACGGCCGCATTGAGAATCTCTCGGTCAGCCCGTTCATCGGTCTTGCCGGCAGTCTGCCTAACTGGACTCTGAAATAACGAATTGTTCATCTCCTGTCTGTGTCACATGGTAGGGGCAGGCAGGAGGATGAAGCCTAAGGAGCCATTCATGAGCGCTTATCTGACTAAAAGAATGCTGTATATGCTGATCATCCTCTTTGCGGCTTCGCTGCTGATCTTCTGCCTATATGCCCTGACGCCGGGGGATTTCATTACCGGAAACATCAAGCTGACGGCAGAACGCAAAGCGGAGCTGCGGGAGATCTACGGCCTGAACAAGCCGGTGCTGGAACGCTACTGGACATGGATGAGCCATGCCTTCCACGGGGATTTCGGATATTCACTTGCCCAGCAGAAGCCGGTGCTTCAGCTATTTGGCGATTATATCTGGAATTCTTTTTTGCTGGCGGCTGTCTCTACCTTCCTCACTTGGCTTATCGCGGTAATTATCGGTGTCATCTCTGCTTATAAGCAATATTCCTGGTTCGACACGCTGGTGATGATTGCGATCTTCGCTGCCATGTCCTTGCCGTCCTTCTTCATCGGCTTGTTCCTGATCAAGATTCTGGCTGTGGATCTGAAGTGGCTGCCGCCGGGCGGGATGACGACTACGGGCAGCACCGTGGCAGGATTTGCCTATTTCAAGGAAGTGGTGCAGCATATGACGCTGCCGGTCATTGTAATGACGCTGCTTGGACTGGGTTCATTAACCCGCTACTTCCGCAGCAATATGATTGATGTGCTCAAGCAGGACTATATCCGGACGGCCCGTGCAAAAGGGCTCAGGGAGCGGAAGGTGCTGTTCTCCCATGCGCTGCGCAATGCCCTGCTGCCGGCAATTACGCTGGTTGGCTTTGAGCTGCCTGCCCTGTTCGGAGGCTCGATTATTATCGAGCAGATCTTCAACTGGCCGGGGATCGGCCAATTGTATATGAAGTCCTTCGGGTTAAGGGATT
The window above is part of the Paenibacillus sp. FSL H8-0048 genome. Proteins encoded here:
- a CDS encoding class I SAM-dependent methyltransferase encodes the protein MYIASDWKDYEVIDTGGGEKLERWGDIILRRPDPQIIWPLASESAKWRDVHGHYHRSSAGGGQWEMKKTIPEDWKISYGKLKFHLRPTNFKHTGLFPEQAANWRWMMDKIAAANRPISVLNLFAYTGGATVAAASAGASVVHVDAAKGMVQWAKENIALSGLADKPLRFITDDVFKFVQREQRRGSKYDAIIMDPPSYGRGPGGEMWKLESSLYPFLESCMEIMSDRPLFMLINSYTTGISPTVLRNMLSMTMGKRYGGKLNSGEIGLPITASGMNLPCGILGRWEA
- a CDS encoding helix-turn-helix domain-containing protein translates to MYNLSALYHPITANPAGGGEYLPGRLLQPYIRCYWGSGAQPPPQRTETIIPDSCMDIIWEWDERTGESSGIFCGINDTPFETGQAAQPVPVQRFAIRFHFWAVHLFADEPLTEVLNVHVPVEYYFRTFRKELGDRLQLIRTMTERIAAAEDFLLRRLERGNRTSDGMMNAVHRLLTSRGIMTAGALESSSGLSSRQLERLFRQHIGLPPKKVADLIRFQNVWLDLYRSPQTKGVMQDIVFTYGYSHQSHLINNFKKFAGKTPLDALSHARR
- a CDS encoding VOC family protein, with amino-acid sequence MITTFDGINLYSKNPAALAAFYSEVLGIPVPFEGYGESDGAKIAFERSQPGIIIWNAAKWENLTTGTVNLVFSCGSLDETYEQLKAKGLDCHPPATMEYGGKEMNFRDPDGNGITLLEGGY
- a CDS encoding flavodoxin, whose amino-acid sequence is MAKVLVAYASLTGNTEEIAELIVEGIRAAGGEAVLKSVTDCNADEIKAYGAVLLGAYTWGDGELPDEFLDFYEELDELDLSTCKAAAFGSGDTGYEIYCGAVDQIEEKLKERGANIVQPSLKIEYGPNAAEKEACRTYGRQFIETCAAVS
- a CDS encoding GNAT family N-acetyltransferase, with the translated sequence MTNTDTLKQIEELQQRCEQYEGIALKLNWDMLRHPGEAGGAKYLVTYEEELLTGFIGLYGIGGDMEVCGMVRPGYRRRGIFSALWKQAEAIIRQDKVKTLLLNTPAASASGHAYLKILPLAFSHSEFQMKWDGAGSKVRASESSSASGNVLLRPARPEETPLLIAFDCDGFQMTEEDAAEMYVQHEQEGSQEHIIIELSGQPAGKMRLWSEDNETWIYGFVVDKKLRGLGIGRSALMQTIEREQRNYNGVNLEVALDNPNALKLYESCGFVVLNQQDYYTYPLNS
- a CDS encoding GNAT family N-acetyltransferase, which produces METIAKGEGRFYIAGDGKDLAEITYRTEENTGNLVIDHTFVSEDLRGQGAGEKLVRAVVDLAREQKVKIEPVCPYAAHQFEKHSEYKDVLK
- a CDS encoding ArsR/SmtB family transcription factor; this encodes MDYKAEVHFHPVYELISSIHTFICKKGSKKIDLGMSWAAEVSGRLSPELLVALEETELDNDWKLFNLLVHLCPDKQSVGTVLDWLGGLSVGEMYETLGGHVSQFPVQMELYRSRMVFLLSEWNRQYFSSCNPVIMDKLQQHTEERRGMLTGSPVAEFVNKTTNGFYFLPGGGLRRLVLIPQFHFQPINILYSYGDLTLCHYAARIQVPEEEISPAMHRTLRSLGEKSRLRILKSLGGERKSFTEIAREAGLSKGIVHDHITSLRSAGLLNAYIEGENVIAYSLRLEGIQQMNEQLSAYLK
- a CDS encoding ABC transporter substrate-binding protein, which codes for MRKSTFVLSSLFLAASLLLSACSNNSSPEAASTATPASSAPGGASTNSAASSAPEVVPAGALSEPFTATDLTKLPAAAQKRTDTIIVGLTDPSGAFTPYFQESGYDGNVSSLLYASLVTVDDKGVPTPELAESWEVSDDQLTYTFYLRKDLKFSDGSPLTAEDVAFTWTLQYDKAYDGGSSLPSLKVKGGEAYKAGTAKTVEGIRIIDPQTLSVTLEQPNATALVTLGSNVLSKAYYGKDYKFGQLEYIKKLHEKPLGDGPYTLEKFIPGQEVRLVANPNYFKGKPKTEHFIYKTTSGDAWQFLETGEVDYASFPATEENITKLKQLGYVNILPYTPSTYGYMQVNLKHEQLKDKRVRQAIAYGLDRQSIYVDAAEGAGAVANIPASPISWSYTEEGINPYKYDPEQAKKLLDEAGWTVGAGGIREKDGKPLSIHYLASKSKSSDIFIAVAKENFAALGIDFQPEIFADFNSLVSKTESGDYDLVSFSTSMLTDPADGFMQFFDGEITDYDNPKFTELYNKALATTDIEQRKAVYKELYQLFNDELPVIFTNYKKTVYAYNGRIENLSVSPFIGLAGSLPNWTLK
- a CDS encoding ABC transporter permease gives rise to the protein MSAYLTKRMLYMLIILFAASLLIFCLYALTPGDFITGNIKLTAERKAELREIYGLNKPVLERYWTWMSHAFHGDFGYSLAQQKPVLQLFGDYIWNSFLLAAVSTFLTWLIAVIIGVISAYKQYSWFDTLVMIAIFAAMSLPSFFIGLFLIKILAVDLKWLPPGGMTTTGSTVAGFAYFKEVVQHMTLPVIVMTLLGLGSLTRYFRSNMIDVLKQDYIRTARAKGLRERKVLFSHALRNALLPAITLVGFELPALFGGSIIIEQIFNWPGIGQLYMKSFGLRDYPLLMGFTMFLAILTVIGTLLSDILYRVADPRVRL